In Deinococcus sp. HSC-46F16, the following are encoded in one genomic region:
- a CDS encoding MFS transporter, whose protein sequence is MTAAPPSSRAPWTPNERLGILNGWLVSVGDGFLSVSVVVAGFAARLGAPNFVIGLLPAIAGGGWMLPQLLVAARVRPLAYKLPVYRSAALVRLLTYLAMVVVAATLADRPALCLTLFVLAMMVNALASGVAGLPFLEVVSKTVSSERRPRFFATRNLWGGLLAFGAGLAVRGILGSDLAFPYNYALLFLLGTIAFTVGYGVFGRVEEPPDEPLPPGNLRDELRAIPQTLGDAHFRAFLQVRLLLAAASMAEPFYAVYALRDLHYPAATLGTFVMALTGAAPLSNLLWRRVAERKGSRRIIRYASVSAGLAPLVALTVGALGLPSLAYLLVFVLSSVALQGFNLGHTNHLLNISPPESRSRYIGTLNTLVGAALFAPVAGGLLADAAGYAAVFVLSAALYAAAWWACGRLRRDA, encoded by the coding sequence GTGACTGCCGCCCCGCCCTCCTCCCGCGCTCCCTGGACTCCCAACGAACGGCTCGGCATCCTCAACGGCTGGCTGGTGTCGGTGGGCGACGGCTTTCTGAGCGTGTCGGTGGTGGTGGCGGGTTTCGCGGCGCGGCTGGGGGCGCCCAATTTCGTGATCGGCTTGCTGCCCGCCATCGCGGGGGGCGGGTGGATGCTGCCGCAACTGCTGGTCGCGGCGCGGGTGCGCCCCCTGGCTTACAAGTTGCCCGTCTACCGCTCGGCAGCGCTGGTGCGGCTGCTGACCTACCTGGCGATGGTGGTGGTGGCGGCGACGCTGGCCGACCGCCCGGCCCTGTGCCTGACCCTCTTCGTGTTGGCGATGATGGTCAACGCGCTGGCGTCGGGGGTGGCGGGCCTGCCCTTCCTGGAGGTCGTCAGCAAGACGGTGTCCTCCGAGCGCCGCCCGCGCTTTTTCGCCACCCGCAACCTGTGGGGCGGATTGCTCGCGTTCGGGGCGGGGCTGGCCGTGCGTGGCATCCTGGGGTCGGACCTCGCCTTTCCCTACAACTACGCCCTCCTCTTCCTGCTGGGCACGATCGCCTTCACGGTGGGCTACGGCGTGTTCGGGCGGGTGGAGGAGCCGCCGGACGAGCCGCTCCCGCCCGGCAATCTGCGCGACGAGTTGCGGGCGATCCCGCAGACGCTGGGCGACGCCCACTTCCGGGCCTTCTTGCAGGTGCGGCTGCTGCTGGCGGCGGCGAGCATGGCCGAGCCCTTCTACGCGGTGTACGCGCTGCGCGACCTGCACTACCCGGCGGCCACCCTGGGAACGTTCGTGATGGCCCTGACCGGGGCCGCGCCCCTCTCCAACCTGCTGTGGCGGCGGGTGGCCGAGCGCAAGGGGTCACGCCGCATCATCCGCTATGCCAGCGTCAGCGCGGGCCTCGCGCCGCTCGTGGCCCTGACGGTGGGGGCGCTGGGGTTGCCCAGCCTCGCCTATCTGCTTGTGTTCGTACTCTCCAGCGTGGCGCTGCAAGGCTTCAACCTCGGCCACACCAACCACCTGCTGAACATCTCGCCGCCCGAGTCGCGCAGCCGCTATATCGGCACCCTCAACACGCTGGTGGGCGCGGCCCTCTTCGCCCCGGTCGCGGGCGGCCTCCTCGCGGACGCGGCAGGCTACGCGGCGGTCTTCGTGCTGAGTGCGGCCCTGTACGCGGCGGCGTGGTGGGCGTGCGGGCGGCTGCGGCGGGACGCGTAG
- a CDS encoding TIGR00282 family metallophosphoesterase produces the protein MLRVLFVGDVYGQPGRKLLSQHLPGLRPEFDFIIVNGENAAGGFGLHREAAAAILAAGAGCITLGNHAWHHKDVFALMLDEAQFPIVRPLNYADPGTPGVGWRSFDVRTAAGGSERLTVVNVLGRVFMEAVANPFQAMDELLTRDDLGTVFVDMHAEATSEKAALAWHLDGRVAAVIGTHTHVPTADTRILPGGTAFQTDVGFTGPHRSVIGADPEGPVQKFLTERPWRFTVAGGPAELNAVRLELEGNRARSAERYRYVEEG, from the coding sequence ATGTTGCGTGTGCTGTTTGTGGGGGACGTGTACGGCCAGCCGGGGCGAAAGCTGCTGAGCCAGCATCTGCCGGGACTGAGGCCCGAGTTCGATTTCATCATCGTGAACGGCGAAAACGCGGCCGGGGGCTTCGGCCTGCACCGCGAGGCGGCGGCGGCGATCCTGGCGGCGGGGGCGGGGTGCATTACCCTGGGCAACCACGCCTGGCACCACAAGGACGTCTTTGCCCTGATGCTGGACGAGGCCCAGTTTCCCATCGTCCGCCCCCTGAACTACGCCGACCCCGGCACGCCGGGCGTGGGCTGGCGCTCCTTCGACGTGAGGACGGCGGCGGGGGGCAGCGAGCGGCTGACGGTCGTGAACGTGCTGGGACGCGTTTTCATGGAGGCGGTCGCCAACCCCTTTCAGGCGATGGACGAGCTGCTGACGCGGGACGACCTCGGTACCGTCTTCGTGGACATGCACGCCGAGGCGACGAGCGAGAAAGCGGCCCTCGCATGGCACCTCGACGGGCGGGTGGCCGCCGTGATCGGCACGCACACCCACGTCCCCACCGCCGACACGCGCATCCTGCCGGGGGGAACCGCCTTCCAGACCGACGTGGGCTTTACCGGGCCGCACCGCAGCGTCATCGGGGCGGACCCCGAGGGACCCGTCCAGAAGTTCCTGACCGAGCGGCCCTGGCGCTTCACCGTGGCGGGCGGCCCAGCGGAACTCAATGCGGTGCGGCTGGAGCTGGAGGGGAACCGCGCCCGGTCCGCAGAGCGCTACCGTTACGTGGAGGAGGGCTAG
- a CDS encoding HD-GYP domain-containing protein codes for MLALAPPSPPAAWPACPCGLRAGAIRQGAGEVLARLAELGVDTEATWAAANRLSAHSDLALDTAVELLASVQGGGQGHGRRVVELAVSLAEAAGLSSEEVRAVRWGAALHDLGKVRVPREVLDKPGPLTGEERTLVQGHAAWGAELLTPLPLPAAAVAAVRHHHERWDGGGYPRGLRCRRIPLAARIVAIADVFDALISARPYKPAWCECEAARVILRGAGSQFDPRLARLFVREVLGFRDLRP; via the coding sequence ATGCTCGCGCTCGCTCCCCCGTCCCCTCCTGCGGCCTGGCCCGCCTGTCCCTGTGGGTTGCGGGCCGGGGCCATTCGGCAGGGAGCGGGGGAGGTGCTGGCCCGGCTGGCCGAGCTGGGGGTGGACACTGAGGCAACCTGGGCGGCGGCAAACCGCCTGTCCGCCCACTCGGACCTGGCCCTCGACACGGCTGTGGAACTGCTGGCCTCCGTACAGGGTGGAGGCCAGGGCCACGGGCGGCGGGTGGTGGAGCTGGCGGTCTCTCTGGCCGAGGCCGCCGGGCTGTCCTCCGAGGAGGTCCGCGCGGTGCGCTGGGGGGCGGCGCTGCACGACCTCGGCAAGGTGCGAGTGCCGCGTGAGGTGCTGGACAAGCCGGGGCCGCTGACCGGCGAGGAACGGACGCTGGTGCAGGGCCACGCGGCGTGGGGCGCCGAACTGCTCACGCCCCTGCCGCTCCCTGCCGCCGCCGTCGCCGCCGTGCGCCACCACCACGAACGCTGGGACGGGGGCGGCTACCCCCGTGGCCTGCGCTGCCGCCGCATTCCCCTCGCGGCCCGCATCGTCGCCATCGCGGACGTGTTCGACGCCCTGATCAGCGCCCGGCCCTACAAGCCCGCGTGGTGCGAGTGCGAGGCCGCCCGCGTGATTCTGCGGGGTGCGGGCAGTCAGTTCGACCCCCGCCTCGCCCGCCTCTTCGTGCGCGAGGTGCTGGGCTTCCGCGACCTGCGCCCCTGA
- a CDS encoding chloride channel protein: MRSPLPRAVLTRLETGRLVVLSVLLGGLVGALCVGLRLLLERVLEAGAWLTGFSPPGSPGEGGLLMAFGEALPWGLLALPLVGAAYVWLIPREDGDPLNQLVRGAHTRGDTPSLPTQLRTLAATLLGHGAGLLVGRDAPYTVLGGLGARLLGRATRLDAVETRSLTLAGAAAGLGAVLHAPLAAAVLVAEVLYRRFEFEFEVLMPCVLASVAAYAVYGLAFGFLPLLSVPEVGVPTLAGVGPLVGVALAVTLAGWAALLVCRIFPDDWTRGSRRVALGGAFGLLTAAIAWWGTPGVLGDGSGWAQVGLSGFLGEGALGEGAWRWGLLALGARLAFGGGVLPSVGVGGLLGVGLGSVLGADPTLAALVGIVAFVTVTLNAPLAAALLVVAWGGDALLPAALVTSGLAHAISGETGLLPAQVRSRAQSAAPLPVLLPGAGAVTIRRAPTAPAPLLPLHAAPPEEAGTGLAPLESEQELYRRPVPRSWAGARLSVLSLPPGVEVVGVVRGGAVTVPRPQMRLTADDELVFLARPDAYAALEGVLRLPGV; the protein is encoded by the coding sequence ATGCGATCTCCCCTGCCCCGCGCCGTCCTGACCCGCCTGGAAACCGGGCGGCTGGTGGTGCTGAGCGTGCTGCTGGGCGGGCTGGTGGGGGCGCTGTGCGTGGGGTTGCGGCTGCTGCTGGAGCGGGTGCTGGAGGCGGGAGCGTGGCTCACCGGCTTCTCGCCCCCCGGCAGCCCCGGCGAGGGCGGGCTGCTCATGGCCTTTGGCGAGGCGCTGCCGTGGGGCCTGCTCGCGCTGCCGCTGGTCGGGGCGGCCTACGTCTGGCTGATTCCGCGCGAGGACGGCGACCCGCTCAACCAACTCGTGCGCGGGGCCCACACGCGGGGCGACACGCCCAGCCTGCCCACCCAACTGCGGACGCTGGCCGCCACGCTGCTGGGGCACGGCGCGGGGCTGCTGGTGGGCCGGGACGCCCCCTACACCGTGCTGGGCGGGTTGGGAGCCCGGCTGCTGGGGCGGGCCACCCGGCTCGACGCGGTGGAGACGCGCAGCCTGACCCTGGCGGGGGCGGCGGCGGGCCTGGGAGCTGTGCTGCACGCCCCCCTGGCAGCGGCGGTGCTGGTGGCCGAGGTTCTGTACCGCCGCTTTGAGTTCGAGTTCGAGGTGCTGATGCCCTGCGTCCTCGCCTCGGTCGCGGCGTATGCAGTGTATGGGCTGGCCTTCGGATTTCTGCCGCTGCTGAGCGTGCCGGAGGTGGGGGTGCCCACGCTGGCGGGGGTGGGGCCGCTCGTCGGGGTGGCGCTGGCGGTCACGCTGGCGGGATGGGCGGCGCTGCTGGTCTGCCGCATCTTTCCCGACGACTGGACGCGAGGCTCCCGGCGGGTGGCGCTGGGCGGGGCCTTCGGGCTGCTCACGGCGGCCATCGCGTGGTGGGGCACTCCCGGCGTGCTGGGCGACGGCTCCGGCTGGGCACAGGTGGGCCTCTCGGGGTTTCTGGGCGAGGGGGCGCTGGGCGAGGGCGCGTGGCGCTGGGGGCTGCTGGCGCTGGGGGCGCGGCTGGCCTTCGGGGGCGGGGTGCTGCCGTCGGTGGGGGTGGGCGGGCTGCTGGGGGTGGGGCTGGGCTCCGTGCTGGGGGCCGACCCCACCCTGGCCGCGCTGGTGGGCATCGTCGCCTTCGTGACGGTCACGCTGAACGCGCCCCTGGCCGCCGCGCTGCTGGTGGTGGCCTGGGGCGGGGACGCGCTGCTGCCCGCTGCCCTGGTGACCTCCGGGCTGGCCCACGCCATCAGCGGCGAGACGGGCCTGCTGCCCGCGCAGGTGCGTTCGCGGGCTCAGAGCGCCGCGCCCCTGCCCGTGCTATTGCCGGGAGCGGGGGCGGTCACGATTCGCCGCGCCCCCACTGCCCCGGCTCCCCTGCTGCCCCTGCACGCCGCCCCGCCCGAGGAAGCCGGGACGGGCCTGGCCCCGCTGGAGTCCGAACAGGAACTCTACCGCCGCCCGGTGCCGCGCAGTTGGGCGGGCGCCCGGCTCTCGGTGCTCTCGCTGCCCCCCGGCGTGGAGGTCGTGGGCGTGGTGCGGGGCGGCGCCGTGACGGTGCCGCGCCCCCAGATGCGGCTGACCGCCGACGACGAGTTGGTCTTCCTGGCCCGGCCCGATGCTTACGCCGCCCTGGAGGGTGTGCTGCGGCTGCCGGGAGTCTGA
- a CDS encoding amino acid ABC transporter ATP-binding protein, with amino-acid sequence MTQPASSPEPIIVAQDVHKHFGAFHALRGVSVTVQPGEVVVVIGPSGSGKSTFIRTLNALDPHDQGSIVVDGIPLQGARNLDAVRREVGMVFQSFNLFPHLTVLDNVTLAPTRVRRTSKAEAQQRALDLLRRVGIEEQAGKFPAQLSGGQQQRVAIARALAMDPRVMLFDEPTSALDPEMIKEVLDVMKELARSGMTMLVVTHEMGFAREVADRILFFDAGQIVEDTTPEAFYTNPQHERARVFLSKILGH; translated from the coding sequence ATGACCCAGCCCGCTTCCTCCCCTGAGCCCATCATCGTGGCGCAGGACGTGCACAAGCATTTCGGCGCCTTCCACGCCCTGCGCGGGGTCAGCGTGACCGTGCAGCCCGGCGAAGTGGTCGTGGTGATCGGGCCTTCGGGCAGCGGCAAGAGCACCTTTATCCGCACCTTGAATGCGCTCGACCCCCACGATCAGGGGAGCATCGTCGTGGACGGCATCCCACTGCAAGGTGCCCGCAATCTCGACGCGGTGCGGCGCGAGGTCGGGATGGTGTTTCAGTCCTTTAACCTCTTTCCGCACCTCACCGTGCTCGACAACGTGACCCTCGCCCCCACCCGCGTGCGGCGCACGAGCAAGGCCGAGGCTCAGCAGCGTGCCCTGGACCTCCTGCGCCGGGTCGGGATCGAGGAGCAGGCGGGCAAGTTCCCCGCGCAGCTCTCCGGCGGCCAGCAGCAGCGCGTCGCCATCGCCCGCGCCCTGGCGATGGATCCCCGCGTGATGCTCTTCGACGAGCCGACGTCTGCCCTCGACCCCGAGATGATCAAGGAGGTGCTCGACGTGATGAAGGAACTCGCCCGCTCGGGCATGACCATGCTGGTCGTCACGCACGAGATGGGCTTCGCCCGCGAGGTGGCCGACCGCATCCTCTTTTTCGACGCCGGGCAGATCGTGGAGGACACCACGCCGGAAGCCTTTTACACCAACCCCCAGCATGAGCGGGCGCGGGTGTTCCTGAGCAAGATTCTGGGGCATTAG
- a CDS encoding phosphoenolpyruvate carboxylase: protein MALNHDVNLLGRTLGQVLREQEGEGFFDLVEEVRRLVREVRAGGDDPELHALLEGLDAGTAANLVRAFTWYFQLVNLAEEYERVRVLSGTQGVRPQSLEGALTELKAQGLSAEDAEALIGRLNLGLTFTAHPTEMRRRTVRHHLVEIARALPDLEREEAQEEVAAHVEALWGTPELRRLRPTVQDEVKGGLTYLTSITRALPELQRDLTGAFRRVYGRETAATLPLSFSSWMGGDRDGNPFVTPEATREALALHRERARELLLPALRRAYADLSQEELEDSGGTFRTEIQALYAEVQGGTVPDLVPRLEALRERLIAEGQPRSAERLLAPLLTVARVFGTHLVSLDIREHSGQTEAAVARLLAAAGVEDDYLALPEHARQEVLTRELRSRRPLWPAGEPLTPELETAVGPLREVQAAIRASGPRAFGRYVISMAESVSDVLEPLLLAREVGVRVLPVPLFETLADLRRAPGVVWELLALPEYRAVLGDDVQEIMLGYSDSNKDAGFLAANWALHEAQRQLSEVCRRAGVRWRFFHGRGTSIGRGGGPASRAILGQPAGTIDAGLRLTEQGEALADKYSHPVLARRNLEQALYGMLLAAARPADEPPAEWTAALGRAAEASAAAYRALVDDPDFLPFFEAVTPIHEISRLNIASRPVRRPGAPTLSNLRAIPWVMSWTQNRANLPGWYGLAEGLREIGPELAGTMYAQWPFFRSVLDNAQMSLAKTDLLIFEEYLRLTGSSPLAARLKEAYAETVRRVEEAVGTELLANEPRLRESIRLRNPYIDPIHRIQAELLRRARAEAEGEATFERPLLLSLQGIAAGVRNTG from the coding sequence ATGGCGCTGAACCACGACGTGAACCTGCTGGGCCGGACGCTGGGGCAGGTGCTCAGGGAGCAGGAGGGGGAAGGCTTTTTCGACCTCGTGGAGGAGGTGCGCCGCCTCGTGCGCGAGGTGCGGGCGGGGGGCGACGACCCGGAGTTGCACGCCCTGCTGGAAGGGCTGGACGCGGGCACGGCGGCCAACCTCGTGCGGGCCTTTACCTGGTACTTCCAGCTCGTCAACCTGGCCGAGGAATATGAGCGGGTGCGGGTCCTGTCGGGGACGCAGGGAGTACGGCCTCAAAGCCTGGAGGGGGCACTGACCGAGCTGAAGGCGCAGGGCCTGAGTGCCGAGGACGCGGAGGCCCTGATCGGGCGGCTGAACCTCGGCCTGACCTTCACCGCCCACCCCACCGAGATGCGGCGGCGGACGGTGCGGCACCACCTCGTCGAGATCGCCCGCGCTCTGCCCGACCTGGAGCGTGAGGAGGCGCAGGAGGAGGTCGCCGCGCACGTCGAGGCGCTGTGGGGCACCCCCGAACTGCGGCGGCTGCGGCCCACCGTGCAGGACGAGGTCAAGGGCGGGCTGACCTACCTGACCTCCATCACGCGGGCGCTGCCGGAATTGCAGCGGGACCTCACGGGGGCCTTTCGGCGGGTGTACGGGCGGGAGACGGCAGCGACCCTGCCGCTCTCCTTTTCCTCGTGGATGGGGGGCGACCGCGACGGCAACCCCTTCGTGACGCCGGAGGCCACCCGCGAGGCCCTGGCCCTGCACCGCGAGCGGGCACGCGAGCTGCTGCTGCCTGCCCTGCGCCGCGCCTACGCCGACCTCAGCCAGGAGGAGCTGGAGGACAGCGGCGGCACCTTCCGGACCGAGATTCAGGCCTTGTACGCGGAGGTGCAGGGTGGGACCGTCCCCGACCTCGTGCCCCGGCTGGAGGCCTTGCGGGAACGGCTGATCGCGGAAGGCCAGCCTCGTAGTGCCGAGCGGCTGCTGGCCCCGCTGCTGACGGTGGCCCGTGTGTTCGGCACCCACCTCGTCAGCCTGGATATCCGCGAGCACAGTGGGCAGACCGAGGCGGCCGTCGCGCGGCTGCTGGCTGCCGCCGGGGTGGAGGACGACTACCTGGCGCTGCCCGAGCACGCCCGGCAGGAGGTCCTGACCCGAGAGCTGCGCTCCCGCCGCCCGCTGTGGCCCGCCGGGGAGCCGCTGACGCCCGAGCTGGAAACGGCGGTCGGGCCGCTGCGCGAGGTGCAGGCGGCGATCCGGGCGAGCGGTCCCCGCGCCTTCGGCCGCTACGTGATCAGCATGGCCGAGAGCGTCAGCGACGTGCTGGAGCCGCTGCTGCTCGCGCGGGAGGTGGGGGTGCGGGTGCTGCCGGTGCCCCTCTTCGAGACGCTGGCCGACCTGCGCCGCGCTCCAGGGGTCGTCTGGGAGCTGCTCGCCCTGCCGGAGTACCGGGCGGTGCTGGGCGACGACGTGCAGGAGATCATGCTGGGCTATTCGGATTCCAACAAAGACGCGGGGTTCCTGGCGGCGAACTGGGCGTTGCACGAGGCGCAGCGGCAACTCAGCGAGGTCTGCCGCCGGGCGGGGGTGCGCTGGCGCTTTTTCCACGGGCGCGGCACGTCCATCGGGCGGGGGGGTGGCCCGGCGTCGCGGGCGATCCTGGGACAGCCCGCCGGGACGATTGACGCGGGGCTGCGCCTCACCGAGCAGGGGGAGGCGCTGGCCGACAAGTACAGCCACCCCGTCCTGGCGCGGCGCAATCTGGAACAGGCCCTCTATGGGATGCTTCTCGCCGCCGCCCGCCCCGCCGACGAGCCGCCCGCCGAGTGGACGGCGGCGCTGGGCCGCGCGGCGGAAGCGAGCGCCGCCGCCTACCGGGCGCTGGTGGACGACCCCGACTTCCTGCCCTTTTTCGAGGCCGTCACCCCCATCCACGAGATTTCGCGCCTGAACATCGCCTCGCGCCCGGTGCGGCGGCCCGGAGCGCCCACCTTGTCGAACCTCCGCGCGATTCCCTGGGTGATGAGCTGGACGCAAAACCGCGCCAATCTCCCCGGCTGGTACGGGCTGGCCGAGGGGTTGCGCGAGATCGGCCCCGAACTGGCCGGGACGATGTACGCCCAGTGGCCCTTCTTCCGCTCGGTGCTCGACAACGCGCAGATGAGCCTCGCCAAGACGGACCTGCTGATCTTCGAGGAATACCTGCGCCTGACCGGAAGCAGCCCGCTCGCCGCGCGGCTGAAGGAGGCCTATGCAGAGACGGTGCGGCGGGTGGAAGAGGCGGTGGGCACCGAGCTGCTGGCGAACGAGCCAAGGCTGCGCGAGAGCATCCGGCTGCGCAACCCCTACATCGACCCCATCCACCGCATCCAGGCCGAGCTGCTGCGCCGCGCCCGGGCGGAGGCAGAGGGCGAGGCGACTTTCGAGCGCCCGCTGCTGCTGAGCCTCCAGGGAATCGCGGCGGGGGTACGGAATACGGGGTGA
- a CDS encoding alpha-amylase family glycosyl hydrolase, producing the protein MRPLPLTALLLASAASAQTAPALPTFEGQIIYQVMPDRFFDGNKANNAGVDRANLRAWHGGDLPGLTAKLPYIQKLGATAIWLTPVYRQQTANSFDTAAYHGYWPADFRDVDPHFGTLADFGKFTAAAKAAGMRVVLDQVINHYGYEAPTVRQKPAWFNGEAQCAATQNRDVDCPLSGLPDLRQSNPEVRQFLLENADFWRGQGVDAFRYDAIKHVEGPFLRDLLTRDRAAGTWTLGEWYDADTGTVADWQKAGFDSLFLFSLQGAMRQSVMGNSSLTNVANVLARQDELPRPGEVALFLDNHDVPRFAQGSLFEDEGQARTRYGLRALMTLKGVPVIWQGTEIAMRGGGDPDNRRSMRFENEWTPAEREVFGAAQGAIAARKASRALSVGDQKLLPVPARLEDNLLLLTRQSGNERVLAAWHGGRERRTYSIRLNTLGLGSGTQAVTRSLYAGQDAKVSVSGGWLHLSLPGRDAAAFTLALK; encoded by the coding sequence ATGCGCCCCCTCCCCCTCACCGCCCTGCTGCTGGCCTCCGCCGCTAGCGCCCAGACCGCCCCCGCCCTCCCCACATTCGAGGGCCAGATCATCTACCAGGTCATGCCCGACCGCTTTTTCGACGGGAACAAAGCCAACAACGCGGGCGTGGACCGCGCCAACCTCCGCGCGTGGCATGGCGGCGACCTGCCCGGTCTGACCGCCAAGCTGCCCTACATTCAGAAACTCGGCGCGACGGCGATCTGGCTCACGCCGGTCTACCGCCAGCAGACGGCCAATTCCTTCGACACGGCGGCCTACCACGGCTACTGGCCCGCCGATTTCCGCGACGTGGACCCCCACTTTGGCACCCTGGCCGACTTCGGCAAGTTCACGGCGGCGGCGAAGGCGGCGGGAATGCGCGTCGTGCTCGATCAGGTCATCAACCATTACGGCTACGAGGCGCCGACCGTGCGTCAGAAGCCCGCGTGGTTCAATGGCGAAGCGCAGTGCGCCGCGACCCAGAACCGTGACGTGGACTGCCCCCTCTCCGGCCTGCCCGACCTGCGCCAGAGCAATCCGGAGGTGCGGCAGTTCCTGCTGGAAAACGCCGACTTCTGGCGGGGGCAGGGAGTGGACGCATTCCGTTACGACGCGATCAAGCATGTGGAGGGGCCGTTCCTGCGCGACCTGCTGACCCGTGACCGCGCCGCCGGGACATGGACGCTGGGCGAGTGGTACGACGCCGACACGGGCACGGTGGCCGACTGGCAGAAGGCGGGGTTCGACAGCCTGTTTCTCTTCAGCCTGCAAGGAGCGATGCGCCAGAGCGTGATGGGCAATAGCAGCCTGACGAACGTGGCGAACGTGCTGGCCCGGCAGGACGAGTTGCCGCGCCCCGGTGAGGTGGCCCTGTTCCTCGACAACCACGACGTGCCGCGCTTCGCCCAGGGGTCGCTCTTCGAGGACGAGGGGCAGGCCCGCACCCGCTACGGCCTGCGGGCGCTGATGACCCTCAAGGGGGTTCCGGTGATCTGGCAGGGGACCGAGATCGCCATGCGCGGCGGGGGCGACCCCGACAACCGCCGCTCCATGCGCTTCGAGAACGAGTGGACTCCGGCCGAGCGCGAGGTCTTCGGGGCCGCGCAGGGCGCCATCGCCGCCCGCAAGGCCAGCCGGGCGCTGAGCGTGGGAGATCAGAAACTGCTGCCCGTGCCCGCCCGACTGGAAGACAACCTGCTGCTGCTGACCCGCCAGAGCGGGAATGAGCGCGTGCTGGCCGCCTGGCACGGGGGCCGCGAGCGCCGGACGTACTCCATCCGCCTGAATACCCTGGGGCTGGGCAGCGGCACCCAGGCCGTGACCCGCAGCCTGTACGCGGGGCAGGATGCCAAGGTCAGCGTAAGCGGCGGGTGGCTGCACCTCAGCCTGCCGGGGCGGGACGCGGCGGCCTTCACGCTGGCGCTGAAGTAG
- a CDS encoding TAXI family TRAP transporter solute-binding subunit, with protein MKHRKRLLTAAVLGTAALAAAQGTTFLTIGSGATTGVYFPVATGMAKLITDANTGVRANARSTGGSVFNMTALGTGELDAAVTQNDVAYYAYRGTGLQAFQGKANNKIRTMAVLYPEVLHVVARKDARINSIADLKGKRVVIGDLGSGTEQTARQVLEAYGLTFDDLGQALRVSPAQGITLMQDKRADALFYTVGVGASAISQIAQTVDIKMVPVAGNQAAALIKKYPFYVRYNVPARSYKGVGATVPSVAVQATLVTTTDVSADAVYKAMRAAFGNEEALKALHPTLAQNFSYAKAVKGLPAPLHPGAVRFFREKGVTVR; from the coding sequence ATGAAGCACCGCAAGCGACTGCTGACCGCCGCCGTTCTCGGCACCGCCGCCCTCGCCGCCGCGCAGGGCACCACCTTCCTGACCATCGGGTCGGGGGCCACCACCGGGGTGTATTTCCCCGTCGCCACCGGCATGGCGAAGCTGATCACCGACGCGAACACGGGCGTCCGCGCCAACGCCCGCTCGACGGGGGGCAGCGTCTTCAACATGACGGCGCTGGGCACCGGGGAACTCGATGCCGCCGTTACGCAAAACGACGTCGCCTACTACGCCTACCGGGGCACCGGGCTGCAAGCCTTCCAGGGCAAGGCGAACAACAAAATTCGCACGATGGCGGTCCTCTACCCCGAGGTGCTGCACGTGGTCGCCCGCAAGGACGCCCGCATCAACTCGATTGCCGACCTGAAGGGCAAGCGGGTCGTGATTGGAGACCTCGGCTCGGGCACGGAGCAGACCGCGCGGCAGGTGCTCGAAGCCTACGGGCTGACCTTCGACGATCTCGGGCAGGCGCTGCGCGTCTCGCCCGCGCAGGGCATCACGCTGATGCAGGACAAGCGGGCCGACGCTCTGTTCTATACGGTCGGCGTGGGTGCCAGCGCCATCAGCCAGATCGCGCAGACGGTGGACATCAAGATGGTGCCCGTCGCGGGCAACCAGGCCGCCGCGCTGATCAAGAAGTACCCCTTCTACGTGCGCTACAACGTGCCCGCCCGCTCCTACAAGGGCGTGGGCGCCACCGTCCCCAGCGTGGCGGTGCAGGCGACCCTGGTCACCACCACCGACGTGTCGGCCGATGCCGTCTACAAGGCGATGCGGGCTGCCTTCGGCAACGAGGAGGCGCTCAAGGCGCTGCACCCCACCCTCGCGCAGAACTTCTCCTACGCCAAGGCGGTCAAGGGCCTGCCCGCCCCGCTGCACCCCGGCGCCGTGCGCTTCTTCCGCGAGAAGGGCGTCACCGTCCGCTGA